One Entomomonas asaccharolytica DNA segment encodes these proteins:
- a CDS encoding OsmC family protein gives MKGRVRWVGERQFVAESGSGHTVVLDGPPEHGGRNIGIRPMEMLLLGLGGCSNFDVINILEKARQAVEDCEVFLEAERADEEPKVFTKIHLHFVVKGRNLKETQVKRAIDLSAEKYCSASIMLGRAGVEVTHDYEIVELAN, from the coding sequence ATGAAAGGTAGAGTACGTTGGGTTGGTGAAAGACAATTTGTAGCTGAATCGGGAAGTGGTCATACAGTGGTATTAGATGGTCCTCCTGAACATGGTGGACGCAATATAGGTATTCGTCCAATGGAAATGTTATTACTTGGCTTAGGTGGTTGTAGTAATTTTGATGTAATCAATATTTTAGAGAAAGCACGGCAAGCCGTAGAAGACTGTGAAGTTTTTTTAGAGGCAGAACGTGCTGATGAAGAGCCTAAAGTATTCACAAAAATACATTTACACTTTGTTGTTAAAGGTCGTAATTTAAAAGAAACACAAGTTAAACGTGCTATTGATTTATCCGCTGAGAAGTATTGCTCTGCTTCTATTATGCTTGGACGGGCTGGGGTTGAAGTGACACACGACTACGAAATTGTAGAATTAGCTAACTAA
- a CDS encoding 6TM ABC transporter family protein, translating into MICAILGILLAVLFNNYWIAIIVGALLAVIGVVVSLIAHVINKKLNKIITKGGSLIAGTENYLKNQAIQHGKKLTPKRKNNSNKSL; encoded by the coding sequence ATGATTTGCGCTATATTAGGTATATTGCTGGCTGTTTTGTTTAATAATTATTGGATAGCTATTATTGTAGGTGCTTTACTGGCTGTTATTGGTGTTGTAGTCTCTCTTATAGCACATGTTATTAATAAAAAACTAAACAAGATTATCACTAAGGGTGGTAGTTTGATCGCAGGCACGGAAAACTATTTAAAGAATCAAGCCATACAACATGGTAAAAAGCTTACGCCTAAAAGAAAAAATAACAGTAACAAATCCTTATAA
- a CDS encoding paraquat-inducible protein A, translated as MPNTPSEQNTDLALSDLIACPECDLLMACDHLQDDERITCSRCGAKLKIYRRNMVTRALALVLTALILFIPASFVPILKIDILGQTQEASVWDSVLGLYHSGMEAISVLVLMCGFAIPLCKLLCQLYVLLAIYTNKGKVLAIIFFKTYQQLKEWGMLEIYLLGILVSIVKLHGMAQLHIGVGLACFIMLLFVQVWLEIVMNQPQTWVLLEEINDSNKSD; from the coding sequence ATGCCAAATACCCCTAGTGAACAAAATACAGATCTTGCGCTAAGCGATTTAATTGCTTGTCCAGAATGTGATCTATTAATGGCTTGTGATCATTTGCAAGATGATGAGCGGATTACTTGTAGCCGCTGTGGGGCGAAATTAAAAATTTATCGACGCAATATGGTAACAAGAGCATTAGCTCTTGTTTTAACAGCACTTATTTTATTTATTCCTGCTAGTTTTGTACCTATTCTGAAAATTGATATTTTGGGGCAAACTCAAGAAGCATCTGTATGGGATAGCGTGCTTGGGCTTTACCATTCTGGCATGGAAGCAATTTCAGTATTAGTATTAATGTGTGGCTTTGCTATTCCCCTTTGTAAACTTCTTTGTCAGCTTTATGTCTTATTAGCGATTTACACTAATAAAGGTAAAGTACTGGCTATTATCTTTTTTAAAACATATCAGCAACTCAAAGAGTGGGGTATGTTAGAAATTTATTTATTAGGTATATTAGTTTCAATTGTCAAATTACATGGTATGGCTCAATTACATATTGGTGTAGGGCTAGCTTGTTTTATCATGCTGTTGTTTGTCCAAGTATGGCTAGAGATTGTTATGAATCAACCACAAACATGGGTATTATTGGAAGAAATAAATGATAGCAACAAGAGCGATTGA
- a CDS encoding paraquat-inducible protein A, translated as MIATRAIDKGIITCHSCHYLASIDDLNTPCGRCGSTLHIRRPQSIMRTWLLLITATILYIPANLLPIMTVNYLGMTTPSTIMEGVLTFIHMGDWFVGGVVFTASILVPSMKLLGLAVLLIYVQRGRHLPPKVCTIMFRFIEWIGRWSMLDIFVIAIMVALVNFGNLSTITADWGALAFGSVVIITMLAAISFDPRLIWDHVEKIENNEKPLNE; from the coding sequence ATGATAGCAACAAGAGCGATTGATAAGGGTATTATTACCTGCCATAGCTGTCATTACTTAGCGAGTATAGATGATCTAAATACTCCTTGTGGGCGTTGTGGTTCAACATTACATATTAGGCGTCCACAATCGATTATGAGAACGTGGTTACTGTTGATCACCGCCACTATTTTATATATTCCTGCCAATTTACTACCGATTATGACGGTTAATTATCTAGGCATGACTACTCCCTCTACCATTATGGAAGGGGTATTAACCTTTATTCATATGGGCGATTGGTTTGTAGGCGGTGTGGTATTTACAGCTAGCATCTTAGTTCCATCAATGAAGCTATTAGGCCTTGCGGTTTTATTAATTTATGTACAACGTGGCCGACATTTACCGCCCAAAGTATGCACAATCATGTTTCGTTTTATCGAATGGATTGGTCGTTGGTCAATGTTGGATATTTTTGTAATTGCCATTATGGTTGCCTTAGTTAATTTTGGTAATCTTTCGACTATTACTGCTGACTGGGGTGCATTAGCCTTTGGTAGTGTGGTGATTATTACCATGTTGGCTGCTATTTCCTTTGATCCTCGTTTAATTTGGGATCATGTTGAAAAAATTGAAAATAATGAGAAACCACTGAATGAGTAA
- a CDS encoding PqiB family protein: protein MSKLENAKKSKETNLSAFWLLPIVALAVTLWLGWQSYQNQGITVKVEFENGNGIQASKTSVMYKGIAIGKVTDLTIDTDTRKVIATLEIEKEAAPYLGKKSLFWLVSPKVSLGGVTGLETIVSGVYISVEPVEGEQGHKFVALKEAPSLLDNAPGLHLTLKANKLGSLDKGSPIYYKQLKVGEVKNYQLDDDQKSIKVKVLIYKPYEHLVNQQTRFWNASGITVTGGFSGFKVHADSLISLVSGGISFDTPEDQDDIDVALDTDKPFKLYEDYVAAQSGIKVELKLHELSGLTEDKTTVMNQGVQVGILRKIKIDKDYTGATAELSLDPRTEGLLHEGTEFWVVKPSISLTGISGLETIVRGNYIEVRFSKKGEPTRKFTIRRKAPPLNTDAPGLHLVLKSQQLGSLDIGSPVLYRQLKVGSVQSYQLSHDSQKVIIGIHIEPEYAKLVNTSTRFWNVSGISLKGGMSGIEVKSESLLTLLAGGIAFDTPNPKATPVKDVKAFPLYTSEDKAKTAGTTITLKLDTTEGISEGTSIRVRGLEIGVVETMSLTKDLSGVTATARITQGNDLISRSNSIFWVVKPELGLLKTANLGTLITGSYIEVLPGTTSASKQTTFQVRSEPPTVKAQQEKGLYLVLTASRRGSLNIGVPVTYREIPVGKVTNFKLSPQADRVFIDILIEPKYAPLVKVNSQFWNTSGIGIDAGLFKGVKVRTESLQTIMAGGIAFATPETNMGDAATAGRFFILHDEPKEQWLKWAPKIPLKP from the coding sequence ATGAGTAAACTAGAAAACGCCAAAAAATCAAAGGAAACTAATTTATCTGCTTTTTGGTTACTTCCTATTGTCGCCTTAGCAGTGACATTATGGCTAGGTTGGCAGTCTTATCAGAACCAAGGGATAACCGTTAAAGTTGAGTTTGAAAACGGTAACGGCATACAAGCCAGTAAAACCAGTGTTATGTATAAAGGTATTGCGATTGGTAAGGTAACTGATCTAACCATTGATACCGACACACGTAAGGTAATAGCAACCCTTGAAATTGAAAAAGAAGCAGCGCCCTATTTAGGTAAAAAATCATTATTTTGGTTAGTGAGTCCAAAAGTTTCTTTAGGCGGTGTGACTGGTTTAGAAACGATAGTTTCAGGTGTTTATATCTCCGTTGAACCTGTTGAAGGTGAGCAGGGTCATAAGTTTGTGGCGTTAAAAGAAGCGCCCTCCCTGTTAGATAATGCGCCAGGATTACATCTAACCCTAAAAGCCAATAAATTAGGCTCATTAGATAAAGGTAGCCCCATCTACTATAAACAACTTAAAGTAGGTGAAGTTAAAAACTACCAACTAGATGATGATCAAAAATCGATTAAAGTTAAAGTCCTTATTTATAAACCTTACGAACATTTAGTGAATCAACAAACACGCTTTTGGAATGCTAGTGGCATAACTGTAACGGGTGGCTTTTCTGGGTTTAAAGTACATGCTGATTCTTTGATTAGCTTAGTGTCTGGCGGTATTTCTTTTGATACTCCAGAGGATCAAGACGACATAGATGTTGCGCTTGATACAGATAAACCGTTTAAACTTTATGAAGATTATGTAGCTGCACAGTCTGGTATTAAAGTTGAGCTAAAATTACATGAATTATCAGGCTTAACAGAAGATAAAACAACCGTGATGAATCAGGGCGTACAAGTAGGTATTTTACGCAAAATAAAAATTGATAAAGATTACACAGGTGCTACTGCTGAACTAAGTTTAGACCCCCGTACAGAAGGCTTACTCCACGAAGGTACTGAATTCTGGGTGGTAAAACCCTCTATTTCTCTTACAGGTATCTCTGGTCTAGAGACTATCGTAAGAGGTAACTATATTGAAGTTCGTTTTTCCAAAAAAGGTGAGCCTACTAGAAAATTCACTATACGTCGCAAAGCACCGCCATTAAATACAGATGCACCAGGCTTACATCTTGTACTAAAAAGTCAGCAATTAGGCTCTCTAGATATCGGTAGCCCTGTTCTCTACAGGCAACTAAAAGTGGGTTCTGTGCAAAGTTACCAACTGTCTCATGACTCGCAAAAAGTTATTATTGGTATTCATATCGAACCCGAATACGCAAAATTAGTGAATACCTCTACCCGTTTCTGGAATGTGAGTGGCATTTCCTTAAAAGGTGGCATGTCTGGTATTGAAGTAAAAAGTGAATCATTACTTACTTTACTGGCAGGTGGTATAGCATTTGATACGCCAAATCCCAAGGCAACTCCCGTTAAAGATGTCAAAGCATTTCCTCTCTATACCAGTGAAGATAAAGCAAAAACAGCGGGTACAACTATTACTTTAAAACTTGATACTACAGAAGGCATTTCTGAAGGCACGTCTATTCGTGTTAGGGGTTTAGAGATAGGTGTGGTCGAAACTATGTCATTAACCAAAGATTTATCAGGTGTCACGGCAACTGCTCGTATAACGCAGGGTAATGACCTTATTAGCCGTAGTAACAGTATATTTTGGGTGGTTAAACCTGAACTTGGTTTATTAAAAACGGCTAATTTAGGTACTCTCATTACAGGTTCTTATATTGAAGTGTTGCCAGGCACTACTTCTGCTAGTAAACAAACAACCTTCCAAGTACGCTCCGAGCCGCCAACTGTAAAAGCACAACAAGAAAAAGGTTTATATCTTGTATTAACAGCTTCACGCAGAGGATCATTAAATATTGGTGTGCCTGTTACTTACCGAGAAATACCTGTTGGTAAAGTGACTAACTTTAAATTATCGCCACAAGCTGATCGCGTGTTTATTGATATATTAATAGAACCTAAATATGCACCTTTGGTAAAAGTTAATTCTCAATTCTGGAATACCAGTGGCATTGGTATTGATGCAGGCCTTTTCAAAGGAGTGAAAGTACGGACTGAATCATTACAAACCATTATGGCAGGAGGTATCGCCTTTGCCACACCTGAAACCAATATGGGCGATGCTGCCACTGCAGGTAGATTCTTCATACTGCATGATGAACCCAAAGAACAATGGCTGAAATGGGCACCTAAAATTCCATTAAAACCTTAA
- a CDS encoding CHAP domain-containing protein, protein MLKLFFKNKKIVIFTTLSLLLVVIGYVTATKANLNPNKQIGDIVDNFNGVNVYYNGGVGHVEGRNITTDGYNLGLKYQCVEFIKSYYYQRFQHKMPDSYGHAKSFFNPSIASGTLNPQRNLMQFTNGTVKPQVEDILVFDSTLTNRYGHVAIVSKVTENSIEIVQQNPGPFSSSRETILLKKANNGSWTIEKPNILGFLRRS, encoded by the coding sequence ATGTTAAAGTTGTTTTTTAAAAACAAAAAGATAGTGATTTTCACTACCTTAAGCCTCCTTTTAGTGGTGATCGGTTATGTTACTGCTACTAAAGCTAATCTTAATCCTAACAAGCAAATAGGCGATATTGTTGATAATTTTAATGGTGTAAATGTTTACTATAATGGTGGTGTAGGGCATGTAGAGGGACGTAACATAACAACGGATGGTTATAATCTAGGTTTGAAATATCAATGTGTAGAGTTTATTAAAAGTTATTATTACCAACGTTTTCAACATAAAATGCCAGACTCGTATGGCCATGCTAAGAGCTTTTTTAACCCCTCTATTGCTTCTGGTACACTAAATCCACAAAGAAATCTTATGCAATTTACTAATGGTACTGTAAAACCACAAGTAGAAGATATTTTAGTGTTTGATAGTACTTTAACTAATCGTTATGGCCATGTAGCTATAGTTTCAAAAGTGACTGAAAATTCAATAGAGATTGTTCAGCAAAATCCAGGCCCTTTCAGCAGTAGCCGAGAAACCATTCTATTAAAAAAAGCAAACAATGGTTCTTGGACGATAGAAAAGCCTAATATATTAGGCTTTTTACGTAGGTCTTAA
- the waaA gene encoding lipid IV(A) 3-deoxy-D-manno-octulosonic acid transferase: MNRFLYSVLFYMALPVITGRLLWRARKAPAYKQRIAERFAFKLKNLKPHGIWIHAVSVGESIAAAPMINALLQDHPDLPITITCMTPTGSERIKSLFGDRVQHCYMPYDAPCIAKRFLKKLQPKVAIIMETELWPNHIFYCHQRGIPVVLANARLSERSAKGYAKFHKVTRPMFASINWIAVQTQLEADRFIELGAQPENVAVIGSIKFDINIESTLTKNAEELRKKWQSTDRPTWIAASTHAGEDEIVLEAHRQLLAQYRDGLLIIVPRHPERFKEVFELTAKHFNTIKRSDNTWVTNQTQVLVGDTMGELLFLYALADIAFVGGSLVDNGGHNVLEPVALHKPVICGPHLYNFQEITNQLREAHALAVVNNSQELFLQLKRLFENHDLIEEMVQGGNQIMQHNQGALERLVQGINQQLVS, translated from the coding sequence ATGAACCGATTTCTTTATAGTGTATTATTTTATATGGCGCTACCTGTTATCACAGGGCGTTTGTTGTGGCGGGCTAGGAAAGCCCCAGCGTATAAGCAACGTATTGCTGAGCGTTTTGCATTTAAATTAAAAAATTTAAAGCCTCATGGTATTTGGATTCATGCTGTATCAGTAGGTGAAAGTATTGCAGCTGCGCCAATGATCAATGCACTGTTGCAAGACCATCCAGATTTACCTATTACCATCACATGCATGACCCCAACTGGCTCAGAGCGTATCAAGTCACTGTTTGGTGATAGGGTGCAACACTGTTATATGCCCTATGATGCGCCTTGTATTGCAAAACGTTTTCTAAAAAAGTTACAGCCTAAAGTGGCTATTATTATGGAAACAGAGCTTTGGCCTAACCATATTTTTTATTGCCATCAAAGGGGTATCCCTGTAGTTTTGGCTAATGCAAGGCTTTCAGAGAGATCAGCAAAAGGCTATGCTAAATTCCATAAAGTAACACGTCCGATGTTTGCATCAATCAATTGGATTGCGGTGCAAACTCAGTTAGAAGCTGATCGTTTTATTGAACTAGGCGCTCAACCAGAAAATGTTGCAGTGATTGGTTCTATTAAATTTGATATTAATATTGAATCAACGTTAACCAAAAATGCTGAAGAGTTGCGTAAAAAGTGGCAAAGCACTGATCGTCCTACATGGATTGCAGCGAGTACCCATGCAGGTGAAGATGAGATAGTTTTAGAGGCGCATCGCCAATTATTAGCACAATACCGTGATGGATTGCTTATTATAGTACCACGCCACCCTGAGCGATTTAAGGAAGTATTTGAGTTAACAGCCAAACATTTTAATACCATCAAACGCTCTGATAATACATGGGTAACTAATCAAACGCAGGTATTAGTGGGTGATACCATGGGTGAGTTACTGTTTTTATATGCATTAGCTGATATAGCATTTGTTGGTGGAAGTCTTGTTGATAATGGCGGACATAATGTTTTAGAGCCCGTAGCTTTACATAAACCCGTTATTTGTGGCCCACATCTATATAATTTTCAGGAAATTACTAATCAATTGCGAGAGGCTCATGCCTTAGCTGTGGTGAATAACTCTCAAGAGCTTTTTTTACAGCTTAAGCGATTATTTGAAAATCATGATTTAATTGAGGAAATGGTGCAAGGTGGCAACCAGATTATGCAACATAATCAAGGTGCATTAGAACGATTAGTACAGGGAATTAATCAACAATTAGTGAGTTAA
- the speD gene encoding adenosylmethionine decarboxylase, whose product MNSKLKLYGFNNLTKTLSFNIYDISYAETHEDQQAYIRYIDEVYDAERLTQILTEVVDIIGANILNIARQDYDPQGASVTILISEQPVAETDVDYDTESPGPLRDTILAHLDKSHITVHTYPEVHPVEGIATFRVDIDVSTCGVISPLKALNYLIHQFDSDIVTVDYRVRGFTRDIEGKKLFIDHEINSIQNYLSEDTRTNYQMMDVNVYQENLFHTKMLLKNFVLENYLFGDATNNLSDQQREKVSASLRHEMLEIFYGRNIPKNKISN is encoded by the coding sequence GTGAATAGCAAACTTAAATTATATGGATTCAATAATCTAACCAAGACCTTAAGCTTTAATATATATGATATCAGCTATGCTGAAACCCATGAAGACCAACAAGCCTATATTCGCTATATTGATGAAGTATATGACGCTGAACGTCTAACTCAGATACTAACCGAAGTTGTTGATATCATAGGGGCGAATATCCTTAATATTGCGCGTCAAGATTATGATCCACAGGGGGCTAGCGTTACTATCTTAATCTCAGAGCAGCCAGTCGCGGAGACTGATGTTGATTACGATACTGAATCACCAGGCCCATTACGCGACACAATCTTAGCCCACCTTGATAAAAGCCATATAACTGTTCATACCTACCCTGAAGTTCATCCTGTTGAAGGCATTGCCACCTTTCGTGTAGACATCGATGTCTCAACTTGTGGAGTGATCTCTCCCTTAAAAGCACTTAACTACCTAATTCATCAGTTTGATTCTGACATCGTTACTGTTGACTATCGTGTTCGTGGCTTTACCCGTGATATTGAAGGTAAAAAATTATTTATTGATCACGAAATTAATTCTATTCAGAATTACCTTTCTGAAGATACACGTACTAATTACCAAATGATGGATGTAAATGTTTATCAAGAAAATTTATTTCATACCAAAATGTTATTGAAAAATTTTGTGTTGGAAAACTATCTATTTGGCGACGCAACTAATAATTTATCGGATCAACAGCGCGAAAAAGTCAGCGCCAGCTTACGTCATGAAATGTTAGAAATTTTCTACGGCCGTAATATACCAAAGAATAAAATCTCTAATTAG
- the coq7 gene encoding 2-polyprenyl-3-methyl-6-methoxy-1,4-benzoquinone monooxygenase yields the protein MANQRHYTPADKLLMQVNSALRTLLPFSGSPYRVSPAKTHTDADLTEQESKHVAGLMRINHTGEVCAQALYQGQALTAKLPEVREAMEKAAEEEIDHLAWCEERVRELGQKPSILNPLFYGLSFGMGAAAGLISDRLSLGFVAAIEDQVCKHLDEHLEQIPTDDEKSRAILEQMRVDEEKHSTTAIAAGGIRFPTPVKMGMTLLSKVMTKTTYHI from the coding sequence ATGGCAAATCAACGTCATTACACACCTGCTGATAAGTTATTAATGCAAGTGAATTCTGCTTTACGTACTTTGCTACCTTTTTCAGGATCGCCTTATCGTGTTTCGCCTGCTAAAACCCATACAGATGCTGATTTAACCGAGCAGGAAAGCAAACATGTTGCTGGCTTAATGCGGATTAATCACACAGGCGAAGTTTGCGCCCAAGCGTTATACCAAGGGCAAGCCTTAACAGCAAAGTTACCTGAAGTAAGAGAAGCCATGGAAAAGGCTGCTGAAGAAGAAATTGACCACTTAGCATGGTGTGAAGAGCGGGTAAGAGAGTTAGGACAAAAACCAAGTATTTTAAACCCATTATTTTATGGATTATCTTTTGGCATGGGTGCTGCGGCTGGTTTGATTAGTGACCGTTTAAGTTTAGGATTTGTGGCTGCTATTGAAGATCAAGTGTGCAAACATTTAGATGAGCATTTAGAACAAATACCTACTGATGATGAAAAATCGCGAGCTATACTAGAACAAATGCGAGTTGATGAAGAAAAACATTCTACTACTGCAATAGCCGCAGGCGGTATAAGGTTTCCAACACCTGTTAAGATGGGTATGACGTTACTTTCTAAAGTAATGACTAAAACCACTTACCATATCTAA
- a CDS encoding histidine triad nucleotide-binding protein, translating into MDDCLFCKIIKGDIPSKLIYEDEQVYAFHDIDPKAPVHFLVIPKKHIATLDDLQEEDKEVAGHILLTAQRLAKKLACEEGFRVVMNCNELGGQTVYHIHMHVLGQRQLDWPPG; encoded by the coding sequence ATGGATGATTGCTTATTCTGTAAAATTATTAAGGGTGATATACCCTCTAAATTGATTTATGAAGATGAACAGGTTTATGCGTTTCACGATATTGATCCAAAAGCCCCTGTACATTTTTTAGTGATTCCTAAAAAGCATATTGCTACATTGGACGATTTACAGGAAGAAGATAAAGAAGTAGCAGGACATATCTTATTAACTGCTCAGCGTTTAGCTAAAAAGCTAGCGTGCGAGGAAGGATTCAGAGTAGTGATGAATTGCAATGAGTTAGGTGGGCAAACTGTCTACCATATCCATATGCATGTATTAGGACAGCGTCAATTAGATTGGCCACCCGGTTAG
- a CDS encoding sensor histidine kinase has translation MRLKQPLKKRIVIAFFLMTLIVAGVSSISIFLIVHTLEEHFVSQGLSDNLEEILNSQMSHERIQKLSQDTDFYTTDPQANYPIPEKFKNIKDGFSEVIFREGAAYYAYKETIDQQSYLIVKDQTEFETREQMLLLVVFVGFIGSLIVSLILGKLLANRILAPIIKLAKEVDKINCTKNKAINISLNNQYADDEVGQLATAFERAFGELQSALERERLFTSDVSHELRTPLMVIATSCELLLLESKELSSGQLQQINRISTANKDMNELVQTFLMLARIENNRIVGDQTTLLNLAKELAEVWSEKFKEKGIDFIFEVKSSTSNTYNKTLLKTVISNLLRNAWHYTEQGEVRLVIDDESFLVQDTGVGVPQDKQQAIFQAFVRGSNRGEGLGLGLSLVKRICTHQHWQVYVISSEEIGSIFSVTLDNG, from the coding sequence ATGCGCCTTAAACAACCTTTAAAAAAACGTATAGTTATTGCATTCTTCTTAATGACATTAATTGTTGCTGGTGTGTCTTCAATTAGTATTTTTCTTATTGTACATACATTAGAAGAGCATTTTGTATCACAAGGTTTAAGTGATAACCTTGAAGAGATTTTGAACAGTCAAATGTCCCATGAGAGGATTCAGAAACTCAGTCAAGATACGGATTTTTATACAACAGATCCACAAGCAAATTATCCTATTCCCGAAAAGTTTAAAAATATAAAAGATGGCTTCTCAGAAGTTATATTTAGAGAAGGGGCTGCTTATTATGCGTATAAAGAAACAATTGATCAGCAAAGTTATTTGATTGTTAAAGACCAAACTGAGTTTGAAACCCGTGAACAAATGCTACTCCTAGTAGTCTTTGTAGGATTTATTGGGTCATTAATTGTTTCATTAATTTTGGGTAAATTATTAGCTAACCGTATTCTGGCGCCTATCATAAAACTGGCAAAGGAAGTGGATAAAATAAATTGTACTAAAAATAAAGCAATCAATATATCCCTTAATAACCAATACGCAGATGATGAGGTAGGGCAACTAGCAACTGCATTTGAAAGAGCTTTTGGTGAATTACAATCTGCATTAGAAAGAGAGCGTTTGTTTACCAGTGATGTGAGTCATGAGCTGAGAACACCGCTAATGGTAATAGCAACTAGTTGTGAATTACTGTTATTAGAATCGAAAGAACTTTCCTCAGGGCAATTACAACAGATTAATAGAATTAGCACGGCTAATAAAGACATGAATGAATTAGTGCAAACATTCTTAATGTTAGCTCGTATCGAAAATAATCGCATAGTAGGGGATCAAACAACATTACTAAATTTAGCGAAAGAGCTAGCAGAAGTTTGGTCAGAAAAATTTAAAGAAAAGGGAATAGATTTTATTTTTGAGGTTAAATCCTCTACTAGCAACACCTACAACAAGACGTTATTAAAAACGGTGATCTCCAACTTACTACGTAATGCATGGCATTATACAGAGCAGGGAGAAGTAAGGTTAGTGATTGATGATGAGAGTTTCCTTGTTCAAGATACGGGAGTTGGTGTACCACAGGATAAGCAACAAGCTATTTTTCAGGCTTTTGTCAGAGGCAGTAATCGTGGTGAGGGCTTAGGCCTTGGTTTATCTTTAGTCAAACGGATTTGTACCCATCAACATTGGCAAGTGTATGTTATTTCTAGTGAGGAAATCGGTAGTATTTTTTCTGTTACGCTAGATAATGGCTAA